ACTTACTATGTATattattagtttgctagggctgccaaaACAAGTACCACATACTgcgtggcttaaacaacagaaatcttcCTCAAgattctggaagctagaagtctgagagCAAGGCATTGGAGGGCTGGCTTCCTCTGAGACCTCTCCCAGTGGCTTGTAGACggctgtgtccaaatttcctcctcttataaggataccaatcATGTTGGATTAGGACTcaccttaatgacctcattttagcttcactgcctctttaaaggccctatctccaaatattcAGTCTGGGCCACtagaggttaggacttcagcatagggaggagggaggaggagagcaaCACAATTTAGCCTGTCAACGTATGTATGGTGCAATATGCCAGATGCTTTACAAACATTACTTCATTTAAGTCTCACTGCCTACCCCATGAAAGAAAATAGAGGCCAAGAGATTGAGTAGTGTGACCAAGGTAGTAGGCGGCAGAGTCAGAATTCAAGTTCAGGCTGATAGACTCCAGATCCCACACTTAACCATCACACCACATATGTGCTTTTATAATGTGTTCTATAGGGTCCATTCAAGTTTcccaaaagagagagaatgaaatggTTGCTAGAGTGAGCAAATAGAAAAATTCCATTCCTCGAACCATTATCTTTTCCAGTGGGTGGTGGCAGGAGCCCCAGCCAACCCTCATGTCTGTGTCCTTGTAAACCACAGTGTCTTCCCCCGGCCTTCCCGCCTGGGGAGCACTGAGGAGCAGACGTCCTGGTCATTCAGCCTGCTCTCATCCCAACCAAATCCATGGAAGCTGAAGCAGGAGTGTAACCATACAGCAAGCTCCTGCTTCCTCAGGGAAAGCACTGGGGGCCCCTGGATATCACAGTCAGCTATACTCGAAAGCCCATCATATCTGGCTCAATGCCAAGGCTCTAGAGTTCCGTGTTTAGGAGGAGCCAGAACAAGCCGAAGTTTGCCCACAGTCCCTGGCACAAGGCAAAGGTACAAGAAGATCCCTGCCCGGAGCAAGGTGCACAGCTGTGAACTTAGATCGCTGAAAGCAGAGATGGCAGCAGTCAAGTAAGGACACCTACAGTGTCATTACTAACTGCTCAGAGAAGACAGGAGAGTGCGCCGTTTAGTTTCTCTCAGCTCAAAGGTTcccactttaaaaatatctttcccaAAGACTCCAGTGAAGTGTGAAGGGGGTGGAGCGCTTGCTGTCCACCTGAGTCACACTCCAAGCTAGAAGCATTTAACCCGATTAGCACTACAGTTGttttaaacaagacaaaaaaggCTGTGGTCACTAACAGCAGGCTTTCAGCTGCAGGTTCTTCAGAGAAGGGAAGCAAGGAGAAACACCCCCGGTTTCTGCTTGCCGTGCAATTTTGAAAACTTCCTTTCCATTCTGAAACAAAGACATAACTGTAATCATCTTAATCAGTAAAATATTCACTAGATGTCCAGCTAGCAAAAGCTTCTTCGGTGGACTTGTAAATTTAGAAGTTGGATCATAAACTTAAGAGAAACTGAAGGGCCAGAAATGTTAGATGTCATCAAAAATGTTAGATGTCATTTGTAAAATATCCAAGTACAGTGAAAATAATACACTATTCACACTTTAGGAACCCAATACAACTACCACATATATATTGGAACGCTCGCAATCTAAAATCTGGAAATATTCTTGACTAATTTCTGGAGAGATGCCAAATTCATTTTTAAGCTTCCATGAAATGAAACACCAAATTTATCTTAGACCAACgagtatttatttatatcaatattttattcaaaCAAGCTTTTACATTGTACAAAGCCATGTAAGTTGTGAGCAGTCTTAAATACAGATGTAATCAATCTACGAGGCCATCCCTACCTCGTTAAGTCCCCCAACTCAAAACAGATTGGTGAAAACCTGGCTAGAAAGGCCACCTCCAACCGGTGCAGATTTGGTTTCATTTCAGGTAGGATTTCAAACAGAGCAAGCTCCCCAACACGTGCTCAATGACCATAAAAACgggaagcaaagagaacaaaactTTGAGGTAGAGGTCTGATGCACCCTTTCATCTACTCAGTATGTGGGTGATACTAAGTTGACCATAATGGGCTAAACGTCTGCTTAGGGTTTGAAGCAATACTAACAAAGGCATGGATTTCTCTATCCTCTTCCTATAGCTCATTTCTTCTGGGAAAACTGAGTAGGACAATATTATCTTAGTTCAACAATGGAAGCaccctaaaaaattaaaaacagaacatatAATCAAGGAATCGCACTTGTGGggatacccaaaagaactgaaagcagaaatTCAAACAGATACGTGTACATCGATtttcatagcagcgttattcacaattgccaaaaggCGGAAgcaataaatggataaacaaagtatACATTCAAAAGACTATTCCTCAGCCTTACAAAGGAAATccgacacatgctacaacatgctaagtgaaataagctggtcataaaaggacaaatactgtataatgcTATTTATATGAAGTACTTACAGTGGTGAAATTTGTAGAGACCGAAAGTAGACTGATCGTTGTCAGGGCTGGTAGAGGGTGGAATGGGGAGTTACAGTGTGTAATGGGTTACGGAGTTTCAGTTTTGAGGATGATGGCTGTGACGATTGCATAataatgtgaatgtgcttaatgccactgaatttatacacttaaaaatggttgagatggtaaatttgatgtctattttatcacaattaaaaataattcttttgttttgctttttaagattttatttgtcagttatggggcgcctgggtggcacagcggttaagcgcctgccttcggctcagggcgtgatcccggcgttatgggattgagccccacatcaggctcctctgctgggagcctgctcttgctctcccactccccctgcttgtgttccctctctcgctggctatctctatctctgtcaaataaataaataaaatcttaaaaaaaaaaaaaaaagattttatttgtcagcgACAGAGAGTGAAAGacagcaagcacacaagcaggggcagtgggagaagcagactccccgctgagcagggagccggatgtgggactcgatcccaggaccccgagatcatgacctgagccgaaggcagacacgttagactgagtcacccaggcgtccctgaaactgattcttttaaaaagcactctGTAACCTCACCAAGTTGTTCAGAAGCTAAGAAGCCCACCACCTTAAGTCACTCATGTCATCGAACAACTTTACCACTTCTCCAGGCCATCCATTAACGACATAACCAAACACATCAAGGGCAAGTTGCCCTAAAGTCAGAGACAGACAGGAAAGGCactctgcatttaaaaatataagccaaAAGGAAGACAATACGTAAGAATTAACAGCCATGGTGCAAGAACCTACGCGATCTTTCCTgcagaattaaaagaaatgaacaaggCAGAAGTAGAGGACAGGAGAACACATAATTAAGACAACCACCCCCAAatgttagaaaatacagaaaaattctcTTTGCAAAAAATTCAATGTTATACAATTTTAACTCATTAAATATGAAACTACTTATAGCTAAAGCAAAATCCAAGTTCAACCTAGCTCAAATGCCAACTGGCCAAAGTGCATAAAGGGAAAGAGCGTAAATCCTCCTGACAAACGAGGTGACCAGCCTCAGTCTACTTCCTTGACACACGTGGAAAGACAAACCTTCTCTTTTAGATTACTAAGCACAACTTTCTACCATCAGGACCCAGTAAAACCAGGCCTTTCCTAAAGTGCCATGATAATTTATATTAGGCCATTTGAGAAGGTATCTAGCACAACCTTTCTGACCCCAGATACTTGTAAATTTCttgaataacagaaaataaagcctTCCTGGAAACACCTTGTGTGATTATTTGATACTTGGTTTCTCCCGCTAGACCTGTGTTaatccaatatggcagccaccagCTAATGCagatatttacattaaaaattcattttctgtgtATTAGCAATATTTCAAAGGCTCGATTCACCACATGTGACCAGCGGCTACTGGGCAGTGCAGATATAAAATATTCCCATCATTGTGGGAAATTCTACTGGACAGTACTGCTTTAGAGGGTAGGGTCCACGGAGGTAGGAACATTCTGATCTTTTCACCACTGTAACATAGCACCTCTCATAGAGACTGACAAATAGGAGGCATTCAACAgacataagaaataaatattcaacAGCCAATGCAGTAAATGGAGAGGACAGAAGAGAACTCAGAATAGAGTTTGTGTgtaagagagaggaggggacgCATGGGTACTACAGACTCCTACAGATTTAGGGTCagatttagaaaagcaaaaacaaactgagTTCCCAAAAGTAGCAAAGAATTTGACCCTCTCAAAAAGTGAATCTTGCTACCAAAAATGTGGTCAGTCCACAGACCAATAGCTCCCCATCACCtaagagcttgttagaaatgtagaatCCCAGCCCCTAGTactactgaattagaatctatattttaacacGCAATTCAAATGCACATTAACATATGAGAAGCACTAGTCTAGTTCTCTACTCTCCAGACTGAGCAAGTAGCCCTTGCTCAgcaaatttggaaaaaaacaaaaacaaaaacaaaacacaaaaaactacaATGTACAACTGCATGCAAATCTataattgtaataaaaatttcaattaaaaaaaaggccCATTTCTAACAAACTTGGACCACCTCTACCCCCACTGTACCCCCACGGTATAGGAAAATGTCAAACACATAATATCTGTGAGTTCATGTATGCAAACGCACACACATTCACAGCACTATGAACAAGTGGCACTTAACACAGATACAGGGTATCCCAGAAGAATGTATCTACTTCCAATGAGAACTTTAAGCTCTATTTTAGTAATAACTTTTAAGTGGCAGGAGTGATACACTGCTATGGTAAACCAGAAGTTCTGGTTATGAGAAAGCTATCCTGATTATTCGATGATCCTAcctgaaatgaaatcattatataTGCAATCCGGGTCTCACACAGTTTTCAGGAGGGTGTTACTCCACTGATCAGTTAggatgttttgttttaataaattacaaTTCTTCAAACTAATAACCAGTCCATCAACTGCAGCATTAATGTCTCTGGACACAAAATTCAAGTTGTTTCTGAAAGTTTATCTGGTaggagggaattttttttttttatccctttacCCACGAAATTACATTGAtgagaaatattaagaaattttcCAGGTGTTtagaattataaattatttatacaggggtgcctggctggctcagttggtagagcatacgactcttgatctcaggggttggGAGTTCAATCCCCACAATGGGCACATagcttacttaaataaaaactttgtaTAAATTACTTACATTTTTATGTCCTTCCCTAATCTTACAGCATAACCTTTTTTTAATACCTTCAttacttttatgataaaaactgattttttaaaaaggatttttctttaagaaaattgaaagatGCTCTCAAAGTGTTCTTGGATTTTACTATGAAAATATAACTGAACTGAAATTTACCTACTTCTCTCATAGAAAGCTGCATTTGAACAAGTTAAAAGCACAGTGGGAAAGAACATAAAatgtcaaggagaaaaaaaagcctAACTGAGTTAGCCCATCCATTGCtcacaaacaaaaagaatttccTCTATCAGGTTTATTGGCCAGGCCCATGGGGAGCCTTCTACCCCCACATCAGCTCACTCAGTTTGGTACCTATAATCACTTTCGATGACTGCTGAGGGCTTCTTGTTCCCAGCTCAAACTTTTTAGTTCTCTCAGACCTTGGTTTTGCAAGTACCAGATTGTAGCAAACACACTCTAAGTTAATCCCCAGTGAGTCACATCTCAGTACTAGCTTCTCCCCAGGAGTTTGGATAgaacctgtgacttgcttctagccAAGAGCATACGGCAAAGGAGATGGTATGACACTCCTATGATTGtattatgttaaagaagactccggCTTAGCAGACGCGGGTGAGAGATTCTCCTGCTAGCTTTGACGAAATGGGCTGCCATGTTGTGCGAGATCTACAGAGGGCTGCACGGCAAAAGACCGTGGGAGGTTCTAGGAATTGGGACTGGTGGCAGCTCAcagccagcaaaaaaaaaaaaaaaaaaaaaaagcacctgagCCCACTACAGCAAGGAACTGAATACTGTCACAACCACATACATGGCTCTGGAAGAGAACCCTAAGCTCCAAAAAGGGGCACAGCTCTATCCAACATCGTGACTGCAGCCCCACAAGACCCTAAGCAGAGGACCAGTGACGTCGTGCCCAAATTTCTGACTCGAGAAACTGGGAGATAAAAACTGTCTGttgttagggtgcctgggtggttctgtcggctaagcggccagctcttgatctcagctcaggtctccagcTCGTGGTTgcgagttcaagctccacactggggtccccactgggtatggagcctacttaaacaaaaatGTTGTTGTAAACTGCTAAATCTGTTATTCAGCAATAGAAAACCTCAGTATTGGTTACTTGTATATCAGCAGACACTTACCTAAGGACTGATTATTAGAATGAATGCTAATTCTCAGAATCGTACAAAGTCATATCCTTCCAATATGGAAATACATCATCAAACTTTAACAATGCCTACAAGCTCATATGGCCAATCACATTTCGGTTTGTGGAACTCTGGTGGATTTTCCAGTGTGGATTTCCAAATTTTCTGCCATGTTCTTATTATCATCCTTCTCTCCCTGAGCTGCAGATGAATCTCTGTTCTAGCAAGCCTCCCAGCTGCCAAATAGCACCTCTGCCTAACTTCCAACAACCTGAGAAAAGGCAGTCAATGGAACACAGGTGGCCTCCAAGTTCCTGCTAAGAGAAACGTACAAtacaacaagagcaaaaatacgTTTTTTACTATTAATTTCTCCACTGGCCCTCCCCAAAATTGCTAGATTATATACAACCCCATATTGTGGCAGGTATTGAAGGTGAATGGGCAGTAGTCAAAAAAGATACTTCATTTCactcaagaaaaaacaaaggcGAATTTGTAGAAATTAAATATGAGAAAGCAAACATATTGCAAGCAGGCAGAAATTACATGTTATTCACCATAAAACATggtaaagagaaataaacaaaagctgcAGTACTAGTCATTTATCAAAGGAGAGCTCATACCAGCTTTGCCACACTCATAAAGTACCTTTGTGATCCCTGACTCCTAAGCCACCAGGCCCCTTTCTAATCATTATTTTGGTTTCCCAGGTATTTCAAACTCAGGAAGGAAGAGCCCTGGGTGGGTGATACAAACATTCCAAATACTGGAAAAGACTGTGTCTCTTTGTAAATTATGCTAGCAGCCTAGTTTAGTGCTTACAATGTCATCACCAGCCAGACTCAATGAGGAGCAAATTCTGGAAGAGCAAGGCTCAGACCCAGACTTCGTTACTTAGGTAGGTCCCACTACTAACACAGTAACTCTGGAACAGCTTTTAAAGTCGGAACGTTGCATCCAAACCCCACTTGAACACCAAGAAAATCAGCatacaaaaataacttttctttttaaaatgtctgtaaaaatagtaaaatctcCATAATTGAATGAATTACTGCAAGACACCGATTGTAACATGCAACATTATTTTGTATATCAATTACTGTCAATTAAATGTTGTCACAAAATGTTACGTGACCACTGACTTTAAGACATATTCTGATTTTAGAGATGTTAAAAATGTgggagaaaatgtaaaaaaaggtACATCTTAGAACTGATGAAGCACAGTACTGAAAAATGTGTTTTGCAGGTAATTATTAAACACTGAGTCTCTTAAATTGACATGTATTCATAATCAGCATTCTCAAAACTATCAATTTTGTTTCACTTCTCATTTGAAATGAAGAATTGATGGCACTTATGTTAATTTCTAACAGATGCCTtgcacaaacttttttttttttactttttttttcttgcacaaACTTTGAAATTGATGGATTCCTAGTTTGAAAATCATCTCATTTTCACTAATAGAATCACAGATCAGGAGACGGATAAACAAGGCCTACTTAAGTGAAGTGACTGAATGCAGGGCCACAAAACTAGTAAGCAGCAATCAAGGTCTGAAGCTAGGTCTATAGGGTCCTGTTCCGTGTTCCCTTCACAGAAATCAGAGATCAAATGAGGCATCAGCATTCTCTGGCGCAACACTACAGGGAGGGCAAAGCAATTAATACAAATCTCTGTCCATTTTCAAAGTTGTTCTCTTATGAAACGACACTCCTCTACGTCCCTGGTGGAATACCGATGACTGATCATTTCTTCAGCTAAACGATTTGACTACTAGATGGTCTCGTTCTACTAGAACGGCACCCAACTTCTCAACAACAAACCCCTTCTTTGCATGCTCTGAGGGGTGGAGACCATAAAACATTACCTAACCAGCCCCATGCCAAACACTGGCCTCACAACAAGATCCTGCTGTACGAGACCATTTGTTCTTTATGGAAAACTCTAGGAATTACAGAACCTTTCAAAACTTTGTTGCGTTTGCTATACTCTGAACTAGAAGTTTTGATCCCCAAAACATGTTGAAAATCTGTTAATGCTCTGCTCTGACTGGCTTCTTTAGAACTGGAGATTATTCAAGGAGGTCAGAATAATCCATCTTCTCTAGGTGTTAGTCCCTTTTAGCCTGGTTTCTCGCAAGGTGATTCACAGGGGACTTGCCACTACTAACCGGAGAGGACTCCAACACCCCTGCACTGGAGTGGGATTGACTGGAGACTTCAGCTAAGGGCTCCGTCAGAATATTTCTAGATGTCTCTATTACAGAATTCCTCATTGTATCATTCATTTCAATCACTTCAAAAtccatttcattccatttttctgcatcatcttcttcattctcttcctcATAGTCATTTAGCTCGGAACTAGACAGCAAAGCTTTCTGGTCCTCgctttttctgtgttcttttcgCTGTTGATTGAGAGGTGAGGTGGCTAATTTATAGAGCACAGGAAATAAAATAGCCGTGGCTATCGCTGCTCCCAAAGACGTGTACAAAACTACAGGCAAATCAGGGTATTGTCCTTGAAGAATCCCAATTATTGCAGGAATAGCCATTTCTCCCAGGGCAGCACCAACTACAAAAAATGCTGCAGATTTCCCATGGATGGTCGTGTACTGCTCAATCCAAGAAACACCACTGGGAAACGTGGTTGCCATCGAGGCCCCATACACCGAAGTCGCTATCCAGAGGCAAACTGGGCTCTTGTCGAAAAGCACCAGCAATAAGGATGATGTCAGGCTGCCAATGTTGCTTAACACAATCATGGTTCCAGGTTGTAAACATGTAGCAAAAAAGATTGCTAGGCCCCTGCAGGCTGCAAAGGTCCCCCAGAAGATGGAGTTCAACCCAGCCGCTTCACTTTCTTTCATGCCAGCATGGGTGGTCGCAAACGAGAACACGTAAGAGCCGTATGTTACCTCGGCTccaacataaaaaaagaagaacagaaaaaggagacaaagaagggcgTTGTGGTATTTAGCTCTTCGAGACCGCTGAGCAgatgcttttgctttttcctgccttgagcttttctttaaaaacagagcCAAAAATAAGACAGCAACTACAAAAACGTAAGTACCGATAACAGCGTACGCCCACAGTAAATTCATATTGTCAGGTACTCCGAGTAGAGATTCTGAGTCAGCTTCGGATGACTGGTTGAGGGCAGAATGGTTAGAGTCAGCCTCTGTGTGGTTTTCAGCAGACACCGTCGTGCCCAGTGCCAACTTAGCCAGCAGTGGAGCCAAAAAGGCACCCAAGGCAAAACTGAAGTGTAAGGCCTGCATGTGTGGGGCTCCTCTGTCCCCCCAAATAGCCAAGATTAGGACGTTACCACCTACCAatgaaagatgaggaaaatgatttAATCATTAACAGTTCATTACTATCAGAAGGAGGATGAGTCTATTTTACATGGCACAAGGATTAAAGTATTCTCAGTTATCAGATGTTGCAACTCAGTCAATGTCAtgattaaggaattttttttttaaagattttatttatttatttgacagagatagagacagccagcgagagagggaacaaaaacagggggagtaggagaggaagaatcaggctcatagtggaggagcctgatgtggggctcgatcccataacgccgggatcacgccctgagccgaaggcagacgcttaacgactgagccatccaggcgccccgtgatTAAGGAATTCTAACCTACCACCACCAGAGAACTCTGAGCATCGGGAACATCACATACTCACAAATGGATGCTACAAGCCAGTAAACCACTACCTCCTAGAGCCAGGCACATTAGCCCAAGGCTTTTTACAAGACAGTTCTAACACCAGGCtggcaggggggagagggggaggaggcaggaaagaggtggatatttatttatttgtaaacattttaaatatatattatcatcAGATAATAGCCAAATTACCAAAAAGCCAGTTGAGGAAAATTATTTATGTACATAGCAGATGCAAAACACATGTTCAGAAATCTGAACACTGTAGAATTCTACTGGGCCCCTTACAGGAAACAAAGGTGAAAGGCAAGAAGCACCAAGtgttgcattttcttctttttaacctATTTGCAGATAAACATACAATTGTACCCCATAATTTCACAACCAAACTAAGCCTAAAGTATAAAATATCCCCAATGTATCAGATAACAGTAGAGCAGGGGAAGAAAAGAGCTGGCTTTAGGGGTAGACAAATGCCAAGTATGTTGTTTAGTAGGTTTTAAAAGATTACAAGACACATGGAGAGGATCTCCTGCAGGAAAGCAGGAGCTTTTGAGGGGggtggcaggagagagaaggaaaataatacacaGCACAGGTTTCTCTTAGTTCAAAAGGCAGAGTGCTTTTTAAATTAGCTTCTTCTATGATTCCTCAGCCAAACACAGTTTCAAAGTTGGTTTAACCTATTAACCTATCAATTCCTCCCATACTACATTGATAAAGTTCTGTCCCAAAATGAAAGCCCACTCACCTGCACCATAATTACCCACATGGGGTACCCTTTCCTGTTTGGATACTGCAAATCAATAATCTCTCACTGAACAAAATCGTTTAAATCCACTCCATGAACTGCTCAAAAACAGACACCCTACTTGGcaagaagagcagagaagagtAGTTGCCAGAAGGTAGTTCTGAGTG
The DNA window shown above is from Ursus arctos isolate Adak ecotype North America unplaced genomic scaffold, UrsArc2.0 scaffold_13, whole genome shotgun sequence and carries:
- the MFSD4B gene encoding LOW QUALITY PROTEIN: sodium-dependent glucose transporter 1 (The sequence of the model RefSeq protein was modified relative to this genomic sequence to represent the inferred CDS: deleted 1 base in 1 codon) — its product is MIKAAELELELELRGAGAPAAGQRLLRADAAAENEAVVVAGSRRSRQPGSTLRWFITVILCAAFLGLGMSVAILGPTFQDLATNVNRNISSLSLIFVGRAFGFLSGSVIGGVLLDNMNHFLLLGVSMLTTTVGLYLVPFCKTAVLLIVMMSVFGVSAGILDTGGNVLILAIWGDRGAPHMQALHFSFALGAFLAPLLAKLALGTTVSAENHTEADSNHSALNQSSEADSESLLGVPDNMNLLWAYAVIGTYVFVVAVLFLALFLKKSSRQEKAKASAQRSRRAKYHNALLCLLFLFFFFYVGAEVTYGSYVFSFATTHAGMKESEAAGLNSIFWGTFAACRGLAIFFATCLQPGTMIVLSNIGSLTSSLLLVLFDKSPVCLWIATSVYGASMATTFPSGVSWIEQYTTIHGKSAAFFVVGAALGEMAIPAIIGILQGQYPDLPVVLYTSLGAAIATAILFPVLYKLATSPLNQQRKEHRKSEDQKALLSSSELNDYEEENEEDDAEKWNEMDFEVIEMNDTMRNSVIETSRNILTEPLAEVSSQSHSSAGVLESSPVSSGKSPVNHLAETRLKGTNT